In Ensifer canadensis, a genomic segment contains:
- a CDS encoding bifunctional DNA primase/helicase: protein MVDVRSALSEHGIRLRDYKVGGHKTTCPNCSSSRRKKNDPCLSVTIDQDERSVWKCHHCSFSGAAGGEGFRPAVERRVYRKPARPARREQPDTMLAWFHKRGLTQETVQAFGVHKTRAWFPQTNQEEDCIAFPYEWDGELRNVKYRTANKYFRQEKDPEPVFFNADSIGAGEELIICEGEIDVMSFTQAGFPHVVSLPNGAPSGPETSDKRYEPFGTHWDLITKVSRVLIATDMDEAGEALAQEIARRVGRDRCYRVKMTAGSKDGNECLVAHGEEELRRCVDRATPWPIDGLYGVDDFSAEVMDLYHGRGPQPLSTGWSEMDRAFRYIPGQFIALTGVPNHGKSRWLSQVIVQTARLRDEKWAIFSPETGQANQIADLCEIWAGNPFYDGPSLRMSAQDVSNAMHWLQERVFLLGTIEHTPSIDWLLERARAAVIRHGVRNIVFDPYNEIEASRPDTLTETEFVSQLISKCKRFGKLHDCTVWMVIHPTKLKATDDGKDPVPNLYDLAGSAHWRNKADAGLVVYRDYAKEATYVIAKKIRRQPMCGMVGSVKFQFVGADRRFEEIPDSYQPLGKEGA, encoded by the coding sequence ATGGTGGACGTAAGATCAGCACTATCCGAGCACGGCATCCGTCTCCGCGATTACAAGGTCGGGGGCCATAAAACGACTTGCCCGAATTGTTCGAGCAGTCGCCGCAAGAAGAACGACCCCTGCCTTTCTGTCACGATCGACCAGGACGAACGCAGCGTCTGGAAGTGCCACCATTGCTCGTTTTCCGGTGCCGCCGGCGGTGAAGGCTTCAGGCCGGCAGTGGAGCGGCGTGTCTACCGCAAACCAGCAAGACCAGCCCGACGTGAGCAGCCGGATACGATGCTCGCTTGGTTCCACAAGCGTGGTCTCACGCAAGAGACCGTTCAGGCCTTCGGCGTCCACAAAACCCGAGCCTGGTTCCCTCAGACGAACCAGGAGGAAGACTGCATCGCATTCCCCTACGAGTGGGACGGCGAACTGCGCAATGTCAAATATCGGACAGCGAACAAATACTTCCGGCAGGAGAAAGACCCCGAGCCGGTTTTCTTCAACGCGGACAGCATCGGCGCCGGCGAGGAACTGATTATCTGCGAGGGCGAAATCGACGTCATGTCCTTCACGCAAGCGGGTTTCCCTCACGTGGTGTCGCTTCCAAATGGTGCGCCATCGGGCCCAGAGACCAGCGATAAGCGCTATGAACCCTTCGGTACGCATTGGGACCTGATCACGAAGGTTTCCCGCGTCCTGATCGCGACGGACATGGACGAAGCGGGGGAGGCGCTTGCGCAGGAAATAGCGCGCCGCGTCGGTCGGGATCGTTGTTACCGCGTCAAGATGACAGCAGGCAGCAAGGACGGGAACGAATGCCTTGTTGCGCACGGCGAGGAAGAATTGCGCCGTTGCGTCGATCGAGCCACGCCATGGCCAATCGACGGGCTGTATGGGGTCGACGATTTCAGCGCCGAGGTAATGGACCTCTACCACGGCCGCGGGCCACAACCGCTATCGACGGGGTGGTCTGAAATGGACCGGGCGTTTCGCTACATCCCTGGGCAGTTCATCGCACTCACCGGCGTTCCGAACCATGGAAAGTCGCGGTGGCTATCTCAGGTCATCGTGCAGACGGCGCGACTTAGAGACGAGAAGTGGGCAATCTTCTCGCCCGAAACCGGCCAGGCGAACCAGATCGCGGATCTCTGTGAAATCTGGGCAGGAAACCCGTTCTACGACGGACCCTCATTGCGGATGTCGGCTCAGGACGTCTCCAATGCAATGCATTGGCTTCAAGAGCGGGTGTTTCTGCTAGGCACGATCGAGCACACGCCGTCAATTGATTGGCTATTAGAGCGGGCGCGCGCCGCCGTCATACGTCACGGTGTCAGAAACATCGTCTTCGATCCCTATAACGAGATCGAAGCTTCACGCCCGGATACGTTGACCGAGACGGAATTCGTTTCGCAGCTCATCTCCAAGTGCAAACGGTTCGGGAAGCTCCACGACTGCACCGTCTGGATGGTAATCCACCCGACGAAGCTGAAGGCTACGGACGACGGGAAGGATCCCGTTCCGAACCTTTACGACCTGGCTGGCAGCGCTCACTGGCGCAACAAAGCCGACGCTGGCCTCGTGGTCTATCGCGACTATGCCAAGGAGGCGACCTACGTCATCGCCAAAAAGATCCGCCGGCAGCCGATGTGCGGAATGGTCGGATCGGTGAAGTTCCAATTTGTCGGCGCCGATCGGCGCTTTGAAGAAATCCCAGACAGCTATCAGCCTCTCGGAAAGGAAGGTGCATGA
- a CDS encoding DUF1376 domain-containing protein, with translation MKEGKARHVDFYFDEYIAGVAGVLNAEEQGVYWMVCALIMSEGGPTTENHRRLAMLCGVRPSDIKRVVASLIKKGKIFIQTDGKLAQKRAQSEVEKSLNRIKRASEVGANGGRPRGKSKQNQESDKADGSFAEKLTTNHQPATTNQIEKEEPDGSSKKRGSRLSQDWALPDDWRAYAAGKGLQDRQIALEAEKFKNHWISQPGQRGVKVDWLATWRNWIINSGGNLGKSSMAQSGRHRGPGGDLTNDFLFARG, from the coding sequence ATGAAGGAGGGAAAAGCACGGCACGTTGACTTCTACTTTGACGAATACATTGCCGGCGTTGCCGGAGTACTGAACGCTGAAGAGCAGGGCGTCTATTGGATGGTCTGCGCCCTGATTATGTCCGAGGGAGGACCGACCACAGAGAACCATCGCCGTCTTGCGATGCTGTGCGGCGTGCGTCCGTCTGACATCAAACGTGTTGTCGCGAGCCTCATCAAGAAGGGCAAGATCTTCATTCAAACTGACGGCAAACTTGCTCAGAAGCGTGCTCAAAGTGAGGTCGAAAAGTCCCTGAACCGCATCAAAAGAGCGTCTGAAGTTGGTGCGAATGGAGGGCGACCGCGCGGAAAAAGCAAACAAAATCAAGAAAGCGATAAAGCGGACGGTTCTTTTGCTGAAAAACTAACCACCAACCACCAACCAGCAACCACCAACCAGATAGAAAAAGAAGAACCTGACGGTTCTTCCAAAAAGCGGGGCTCTAGGCTTTCGCAGGATTGGGCACTGCCGGACGATTGGCGGGCATACGCTGCAGGAAAGGGGCTCCAAGATCGACAGATCGCCCTGGAGGCCGAGAAGTTCAAAAACCACTGGATCTCTCAGCCTGGCCAACGCGGGGTAAAGGTCGATTGGCTTGCCACCTGGCGCAACTGGATCATCAACTCTGGCGGCAATCTTGGGAAATCGTCTATGGCGCAGTCTGGCAGGCATCGCGGTCCAGGTGGCGATCTGACCAACGATTTCCTGTTCGCTAGGGGCTGA
- a CDS encoding terminase large subunit domain-containing protein produces the protein MSSFSTGSESSTPPSNLSSLLMERMEIAMEIERRQRTNRLRFYRPYKKQVEFHKAGASYRERLFMAGNQLGKTLSGAAEAAMHLTGQYPDWWPGRRWDRPITALAGSESYELTRDGVQRLLIGPPLNEEDWGTGYIPKAAILDTTRRAGVSGTLDSVTVRHASGGASTLLLKGYDQGRSKWQANTVDFVWFDEEPPEDVYLEGITRTNATGGSVAVTFTPLKGMSTVVARFIMPGEDEGAKYRTVITMTIDDAEHYSPEERARIIASYPAHEREARTKGVPSLGSGRIFPIAEESIVVDPFEIPKHWVQIGGLDFGWDHPFGAACLAWDRDADVIYLTKEYREREATPLIHSGALKPWGAWMPWAWPHDGLQHDKGSGEQLAAQYRGQGLTMLPERATFDDGTNGVEAGLSDMLQRMQTGRWKVFRTCPLWLEEFRLYHRKDGKVVKERDDVISASRYALMMKRFAKVKADAAAWKFQDRKVV, from the coding sequence ATGAGCAGCTTCTCGACCGGATCAGAAAGCTCGACGCCACCATCCAACCTTTCCTCGCTTCTCATGGAGAGGATGGAAATAGCGATGGAGATAGAGCGCCGACAGCGCACTAACCGGCTGCGGTTCTATCGCCCTTACAAAAAGCAAGTCGAGTTTCATAAGGCCGGCGCTTCGTATCGTGAGCGGCTGTTCATGGCAGGCAACCAGCTCGGCAAGACGCTCTCTGGCGCGGCCGAAGCGGCAATGCACCTGACAGGGCAATATCCAGACTGGTGGCCGGGTCGGCGATGGGACAGGCCGATCACGGCGCTAGCGGGGTCTGAATCGTACGAACTGACCCGCGATGGTGTGCAGCGCCTTCTGATCGGTCCACCTCTGAACGAAGAGGATTGGGGCACTGGCTATATTCCGAAAGCCGCAATTCTTGACACCACGCGCCGCGCTGGCGTGTCTGGCACGCTCGATAGCGTCACGGTTCGGCATGCATCGGGCGGAGCGTCAACGCTGTTGCTCAAAGGCTACGACCAGGGTCGCAGTAAGTGGCAGGCCAACACGGTCGATTTCGTCTGGTTTGATGAAGAGCCACCAGAGGACGTCTATCTAGAGGGCATCACACGCACCAACGCGACCGGCGGCTCTGTTGCTGTCACGTTCACGCCCCTGAAGGGCATGAGCACGGTCGTTGCGAGGTTCATCATGCCAGGTGAGGACGAGGGCGCCAAATACCGCACCGTCATCACCATGACGATCGACGACGCGGAGCACTACAGCCCAGAGGAACGGGCGCGCATCATCGCCAGCTATCCGGCGCACGAACGCGAGGCCCGCACGAAGGGTGTGCCATCGCTCGGCTCCGGTCGCATCTTCCCGATTGCGGAAGAGAGCATCGTCGTCGATCCATTCGAGATCCCGAAGCATTGGGTGCAGATCGGTGGCCTCGATTTCGGTTGGGATCACCCTTTCGGCGCTGCTTGCTTGGCATGGGACCGAGACGCCGACGTCATCTATCTGACGAAGGAATATCGCGAGCGCGAAGCAACGCCGCTCATTCACTCCGGGGCATTGAAGCCTTGGGGCGCCTGGATGCCGTGGGCTTGGCCTCACGATGGCTTGCAGCATGACAAGGGCAGTGGCGAGCAGCTTGCGGCCCAGTATCGAGGGCAGGGCCTCACGATGCTGCCGGAGCGCGCCACCTTCGATGACGGCACCAACGGCGTCGAGGCCGGTCTCTCGGACATGCTGCAGAGGATGCAAACCGGCCGCTGGAAGGTGTTTCGCACCTGCCCGCTCTGGCTGGAAGAGTTCCGCCTCTACCACCGCAAGGATGGCAAGGTCGTGAAAGAGCGTGACGACGTGATTTCAGCGTCTCGGTACGCGTTGATGATGAAGCGGTTTGCCAAGGTCAAGGCTGATGCAGCCGCCTGGAAGTTCCAAGATCGGAAGGTTGTCTAA
- a CDS encoding DUF6362 family protein, with protein MNTLRVLPDNERRYFIVRSSSPDYVQEAVTAYSSDNDEQPRFRPTPYDVSDCLTALAWVRHLDRAEWRIIWWRSFGLSFGVIGKQIGRSDETARKRYENAITDAWIAANKS; from the coding sequence ATGAATACGTTGCGAGTTCTGCCAGACAACGAACGACGCTATTTCATCGTCCGTTCGTCTTCCCCAGACTATGTGCAGGAAGCGGTGACGGCCTACAGCTCCGACAACGACGAACAGCCACGTTTCCGGCCAACACCCTATGATGTTTCGGATTGCCTCACCGCGCTGGCCTGGGTTCGCCATCTGGACAGGGCGGAATGGCGCATCATCTGGTGGCGCTCATTTGGATTGTCATTTGGCGTTATTGGCAAGCAGATTGGGCGCAGCGACGAGACCGCCAGGAAGCGATATGAAAATGCTATTACGGACGCTTGGATTGCGGCGAACAAGTCTTGA
- a CDS encoding AraC family transcriptional regulator, whose amino-acid sequence MIDPLSEIITLLRPRAVFTKSISGAGRWGVRYSDFGHPGFCTVLEGACRLAVDGQDVLALEAGDFVLLPTTPGFTMSGFEPVTPEFIDPKATPDPGDEVRHGDLDGPPSVRLLGGYFVFATEDAGLLVSLLPAQVHVRGAERLSILVRLLTEEAAEQRAGRDLVLARLVEVLLIEALRLTQRPDAPPGLLRGLADQRLAEAIRVMHGNPARSWTVAELAKAAGLSRSAFFERFTRNVGLAPMEYLLAWRMAMAKDLLRSHNAEIADVAERVGYGSASTFSTAFSRHVGQARGRYARAGAEG is encoded by the coding sequence ATGATCGATCCACTCTCGGAAATCATCACGCTGCTGCGACCCCGCGCAGTGTTTACGAAAAGCATCAGCGGTGCCGGCCGCTGGGGCGTGCGTTATTCCGATTTCGGTCATCCCGGCTTCTGCACCGTTCTCGAAGGTGCCTGCCGTCTGGCGGTCGACGGTCAGGACGTGCTGGCGCTTGAGGCGGGCGATTTCGTCCTGCTGCCGACAACGCCGGGCTTCACCATGTCGGGCTTCGAGCCGGTTACCCCTGAATTCATCGACCCGAAGGCAACACCTGATCCGGGCGACGAGGTTCGCCACGGCGACCTCGATGGACCGCCAAGCGTGCGGCTGCTCGGCGGCTACTTCGTCTTTGCAACGGAGGATGCGGGATTGCTGGTGTCGCTGCTGCCGGCGCAGGTGCATGTGCGCGGCGCCGAGCGACTTTCGATCCTGGTTCGGCTGTTGACAGAAGAAGCCGCCGAACAGCGCGCCGGTCGCGATCTGGTACTGGCGCGCCTGGTCGAAGTGCTGCTCATCGAGGCGCTGCGGCTGACCCAGCGGCCGGACGCTCCGCCGGGATTGTTGCGCGGGCTCGCCGATCAACGGCTGGCGGAAGCGATCAGGGTGATGCACGGCAACCCGGCGCGCTCCTGGACAGTGGCCGAGCTTGCGAAGGCGGCCGGGCTCTCTCGTTCGGCGTTCTTCGAAAGGTTCACGCGCAATGTTGGCCTGGCGCCGATGGAATACCTGCTCGCCTGGCGCATGGCGATGGCAAAGGACCTGCTGCGCAGCCACAACGCCGAAATCGCCGATGTCGCCGAACGGGTCGGCTACGGCTCGGCCAGCACCTTCAGCACCGCCTTCAGCCGGCACGTTGGACAGGCGCGGGGACGGTATGCGCGGGCGGGTGCAGAGGGGTAG
- a CDS encoding SDR family oxidoreductase, translated as MKTVLITGCSSGYGLETARLFHANGWNVVATMRTPREDILPRSERMRIVQLDVTDPDSISVALEVSGPIDALVNNAGIGVVGAFEATPMAHVRKIFETNTFGVMAMTQAVIPQLRRRRSGVVVNVTSSVTLAAMPLAAAYTASKTAIEGFTGSLTHELRAFGVRAKLVEPGYAPSTRFSQNVGVRIEDLIPETYAAFAQPIFAAFANPALITTESDVADAVWRAANDTSEQLHFPAGADAVALARAS; from the coding sequence ATGAAAACCGTATTGATCACTGGCTGCTCGTCCGGCTACGGCCTCGAAACCGCCCGCCTCTTTCACGCCAACGGCTGGAACGTGGTCGCGACCATGCGCACGCCGCGCGAGGATATCCTGCCCCGGTCGGAGCGCATGCGTATCGTGCAGCTTGACGTCACCGACCCCGACAGCATTTCGGTGGCACTGGAGGTAAGCGGTCCGATTGATGCGCTCGTCAACAATGCCGGTATCGGCGTGGTCGGGGCTTTCGAGGCAACGCCGATGGCTCATGTGCGGAAGATCTTCGAGACCAACACGTTCGGCGTCATGGCAATGACACAGGCGGTGATCCCGCAATTGCGCCGCAGGCGGTCCGGCGTCGTGGTCAATGTGACATCAAGCGTGACGCTCGCCGCCATGCCTCTTGCCGCCGCCTATACCGCCAGCAAGACGGCAATCGAGGGGTTTACCGGGTCGCTTACCCACGAGCTTCGCGCCTTCGGCGTGCGCGCCAAACTGGTCGAGCCCGGCTACGCTCCGAGCACGCGGTTTTCGCAAAATGTCGGCGTGCGCATCGAAGATCTGATCCCTGAAACCTATGCGGCCTTCGCGCAGCCGATCTTTGCCGCTTTTGCAAACCCGGCCCTGATTACCACGGAGAGCGATGTGGCGGACGCGGTATGGCGCGCTGCAAATGATACGTCGGAACAGCTGCATTTCCCGGCGGGGGCCGACGCCGTGGCTTTGGCGCGCGCGAGCTGA
- a CDS encoding site-specific integrase, which yields MAKLTKRTIDGLQPREKDYFEWDDELPGFGVRVWPTGRKTYVAQYRAGKQSRRFKIGVHGPLTVEEARKEAKAVLGDVARGEDPQQDRATRRKSLTIEELVDDYFAAAEKGLILGKRNKPKKASTLYVDKGRAKRHIVPLVGKRIVREFTAADGTKMMRDITAGKTAINEKTDKLRGRAKVTGGAGTASQALTLLSGIFTFAASEGIIDHNPLRGIKKPAVGKRTRRLNPKEYRALGKVLEAADDEIWQGVVGTKLFLLTGFRLSEIAALMWPELDEDGHCIRLDDSKEDASVRPIGQPVFDVLATVSKEGENPYVLPGPRSEGGYYTSLDEAIKRLTKKAGLTGVTSHTLRHSYASVAGDLGFTEITIAALLGHAAGNVTQRYIHHLDSVLIAAADKVSGEVYRMMTTDPAEVVRLPRRA from the coding sequence GTGGCCAAACTGACAAAACGAACGATAGACGGCCTCCAACCGCGCGAGAAAGACTACTTTGAATGGGACGACGAGTTGCCCGGGTTCGGCGTGCGAGTTTGGCCCACCGGGCGGAAGACCTACGTTGCGCAGTACCGTGCCGGTAAACAGAGCAGGCGCTTCAAGATCGGCGTCCATGGCCCTCTGACAGTCGAGGAAGCCAGGAAGGAAGCAAAGGCGGTCCTGGGGGATGTGGCGCGCGGGGAAGATCCCCAGCAGGACAGAGCCACGCGACGCAAGTCTCTGACGATCGAGGAATTGGTTGACGATTACTTCGCTGCGGCCGAAAAAGGACTGATCCTCGGGAAGCGCAACAAGCCGAAGAAGGCGAGTACGCTCTACGTCGACAAAGGCCGCGCCAAGCGGCACATCGTGCCCTTGGTCGGTAAAAGGATCGTACGCGAGTTCACCGCTGCCGACGGCACGAAAATGATGCGCGACATCACGGCCGGCAAGACCGCGATCAACGAGAAGACTGACAAGCTCCGGGGCAGGGCCAAGGTTACAGGCGGTGCTGGCACGGCCTCGCAGGCTTTGACACTCTTGAGCGGGATTTTCACATTCGCGGCCTCAGAAGGGATCATCGACCATAATCCGTTGCGCGGCATCAAAAAGCCGGCAGTCGGCAAGCGCACCCGCCGTCTCAATCCGAAAGAGTATAGAGCGCTCGGGAAGGTGCTTGAGGCTGCAGACGATGAGATTTGGCAGGGCGTCGTAGGAACGAAGCTGTTCTTACTCACGGGCTTCCGGCTGAGTGAAATAGCTGCGCTGATGTGGCCAGAACTGGATGAGGACGGGCACTGCATCAGGTTGGACGATTCTAAGGAAGATGCGTCCGTCCGCCCAATCGGCCAGCCAGTGTTCGACGTGCTGGCGACGGTCAGCAAAGAGGGTGAAAACCCGTATGTGCTTCCGGGCCCGAGGAGCGAGGGCGGCTACTACACTTCTCTGGATGAGGCCATCAAGCGGCTGACGAAGAAGGCAGGCCTTACGGGTGTGACGTCGCACACGCTGAGGCACTCCTATGCCAGTGTGGCCGGTGACCTCGGGTTCACCGAAATCACCATCGCGGCGTTGCTGGGGCATGCAGCCGGCAACGTGACGCAACGATATATCCATCACCTCGACAGCGTTCTGATCGCCGCTGCGGACAAGGTTTCCGGCGAGGTCTATCGCATGATGACGACGGACCCCGCCGAAGTGGTTCGATTGCCAAGGCGGGCCTGA
- a CDS encoding GNAT family N-acetyltransferase gives MEQNSEIGPAGPDDFPAIRALCNSFIDWCRSRYGENAWFVDRYYTPEEWAALLDSLPRIHSAPHGEILVARLNGKVVGCVMMQRIDEHTCEMKRMFISPEGRGLGLGRRLAENIVRVAAERGYATMRLDTGRNHDEALSLYRSLGFQEIAPYYDAPPELCNHLIFMEAPLAG, from the coding sequence GTGGAACAGAACTCGGAGATCGGCCCAGCCGGGCCTGACGACTTCCCTGCCATTCGAGCCTTGTGCAACAGCTTCATCGACTGGTGCCGGTCACGCTACGGCGAAAACGCTTGGTTCGTCGACCGCTATTACACACCAGAAGAATGGGCCGCGCTCCTGGACAGCCTGCCGAGGATCCACTCGGCTCCACATGGCGAGATCCTTGTTGCCCGCCTGAACGGAAAGGTGGTCGGTTGTGTTATGATGCAGCGGATCGATGAACACACATGCGAGATGAAGCGCATGTTCATCAGCCCCGAGGGCCGAGGCTTAGGGCTGGGCCGCCGTCTCGCCGAAAACATCGTGCGCGTGGCTGCTGAGCGGGGCTACGCGACCATGCGGCTGGATACCGGCCGCAACCACGATGAGGCGCTGAGCCTCTACCGCTCTCTCGGATTCCAGGAGATCGCGCCTTATTACGACGCACCTCCTGAACTGTGCAACCATCTCATCTTCATGGAAGCCCCTCTGGCGGGATAG
- a CDS encoding DUF1254 domain-containing protein, whose product MNRHVIGLSLGLVLGQSAMAQAAQPALTEAEAHSIAVDAYVYFYPLLSMDISRKTFTNVEPGKEFGKGPMNVFTNVPEYPPADFKGVVRPNFDTLYSSAWLDMTKEPVVISAPDTDGRYYLLPMLDMWTDVFASPGWRTTGTTAGTFLVTPPGWRPDLRDKFIEEFKLPENTQRIEAPTTHVWVIGRTKTDGPADYDAVHKIQAGYKVTLLSDWGKSAKPVEVKIDPSVDMKTPPKIQVDTMDAGKYFAYAAELLKVEPPHLTDQPILAEMKKIGIEPGKSFDMSKLDPTVQKALESAPQVAQRLMEWKLATLARVENGWSMNTDTMGVYGNYYLKRAIVAQQGLGANLPEDAIYPLNLADESGQPLDGANKYTIAFEKNAMPPVNAFWSITLYDAAGFQVGNSLERFALSSWMPFKDNADGSLDLYIQNESPGPDKEANWLPTPKGAFTLTMRMYAPKSEALIGKWNPPPVRKVQLPALATQ is encoded by the coding sequence ATGAACAGGCACGTGATCGGTCTGTCCCTAGGACTAGTTTTAGGGCAGTCAGCGATGGCTCAGGCCGCGCAGCCCGCTCTTACCGAGGCAGAGGCGCACTCTATTGCCGTGGACGCCTATGTGTATTTCTACCCGCTGTTGTCCATGGACATCAGCCGAAAGACATTCACCAACGTCGAACCCGGCAAGGAATTCGGGAAGGGTCCGATGAACGTCTTCACCAACGTTCCCGAGTATCCTCCGGCGGATTTCAAGGGTGTGGTCCGCCCAAACTTCGACACGCTGTATTCCTCCGCGTGGCTCGACATGACGAAGGAGCCCGTAGTCATCAGTGCTCCGGATACCGACGGACGCTATTACCTGCTTCCGATGCTGGACATGTGGACGGATGTTTTTGCGTCGCCGGGTTGGCGGACCACGGGCACAACCGCAGGGACATTCCTTGTCACGCCGCCGGGCTGGAGACCCGACTTGCGCGACAAGTTCATTGAGGAGTTCAAGCTCCCCGAGAACACCCAGCGAATTGAAGCGCCGACGACGCATGTCTGGGTTATCGGTCGGACAAAGACCGACGGCCCGGCTGACTACGATGCCGTACACAAGATCCAAGCGGGGTACAAGGTTACGCTCCTATCGGACTGGGGCAAGTCAGCGAAGCCGGTTGAGGTTAAAATCGATCCCAGCGTCGACATGAAGACACCGCCAAAGATCCAGGTCGATACGATGGACGCTGGCAAGTATTTCGCATATGCCGCCGAACTGCTCAAGGTCGAGCCGCCCCACCTGACCGATCAACCGATCCTCGCGGAGATGAAGAAGATCGGCATCGAACCCGGCAAGAGCTTTGACATGAGCAAGCTCGATCCGACCGTACAGAAAGCCTTGGAGAGCGCGCCGCAAGTCGCCCAGAGACTGATGGAATGGAAGCTGGCGACGTTGGCGAGGGTAGAGAACGGCTGGTCGATGAATACCGATACGATGGGAGTATACGGCAACTACTATTTGAAGCGGGCCATTGTTGCGCAGCAAGGCCTTGGCGCGAATCTGCCGGAAGATGCCATCTACCCTCTCAATCTCGCCGACGAGTCAGGGCAGCCGCTCGATGGCGCGAATAAATACACGATAGCGTTCGAAAAGAATGCCATGCCGCCCGTCAACGCTTTCTGGTCGATCACGCTGTACGACGCAGCCGGATTTCAGGTTGGCAACAGCCTCGAACGTTTCGCACTCAGTAGCTGGATGCCGTTCAAAGACAACGCAGATGGCTCGCTTGATCTCTACATTCAAAACGAGTCCCCCGGTCCGGATAAGGAGGCCAACTGGCTGCCTACACCGAAGGGAGCGTTCACTCTGACGATGCGCATGTACGCTCCGAAATCCGAAGCGCTGATCGGAAAATGGAATCCGCCGCCCGTCAGGAAGGTGCAGCTTCCGGCCCTGGCTACTCAGTGA